In a single window of the Tribolium castaneum strain GA2 chromosome 8, icTriCast1.1, whole genome shotgun sequence genome:
- the Cnot4 gene encoding uncharacterized protein Cnot4 isoform X2, with protein sequence MSVLNQSGEEQVECPLCMEPLEVDDLNFFPCTCGYQICRFCWHRIRTDENGLCPACRKAYSEDPADFIPLSQEQVAKLKAEKRQRDQQRKAKLSESRKHLASVRVVQKNLVFVVGLPMRLAEPEVLKRHEYFGKFGKIHKVVINQSTAYAGSQGPSASAYVTYMKSDDALRAIESVNNITIDGRLVKSSLGTTKYCSHFMKNQPCPKPDCMYLHDFDPEASFTKEQMHAGKHQEYEKKLHEALLQRTNNNNTNVTTTETKPTTKSKEPVAAATPTNGTNKDNWPQLNSEKENSKEKKAEKSTESKDKVTKGKSKEKSKEKKEKKPEVKVAKDKEETKKESGEKLSILDDNTSFFSHNSFQKIVPENREDDDSPNQTSPSLLTDSLPDINTSEDWAAAFGFNKTSETTVRSESSQSPIDSFFRTDDFRNIIEASLTTAKNNGYTKPPQPATTTTTTSENYFGKESGLDQHMSKFFMDFHTKNGQKESNGFTMNHNMNGFQVNNYFINQDRLFLLQQKKIEEHLVNLSLKQQNQSYGGFMNGDVVAQNGYGGGFQGQMYQNPQPVQKSRTHAEDDLGFDPFQETQKALAELIANEQSYKAHSNVRGGMSSSQMNGVVHSQSGKSHLPPPPPGFVQPTTHMNSFGSKILPFLNMSNQQISSSTQQQQQNWPSYNSQVQPPPPPQQQQKNANSCNDWKDFDSAIVTTSRHYPIMGPINNPFRSLQQQLGTQQIPNGSLRSHEFTNNAFSNFTQQLQQQQPSYSNYSSHLNNTTQQQQQNLSWFTSELNTQISSPPGFRTATQTSKQQEC encoded by the exons ATGTCAGTGTTGAATCAAAGCGGGGAAGAGCAAGTCGAGTGCCCCCTGTGCATGGAGCCCCTCGAGGTGGACGATTTGAACTTTTTCCCGTGCACTTGCGGCTATCAG ATTTGTCGGTTCTGCTGGCACAGAATCCGGACCGATGAAAACGGTCTGTGTCCAGCGTGCCGCAAGGCCTACTCGGAGGACCCCGCCGACTTCATCCCCCTGTCTCAGGAGCAAGTGGCGAAGCTCAAGGCCGAGAAGAGACAGAGGGATCAGCAGAGGAAGGCGAAGCTGAGCGAGAGCAGGAAACATCTAGCGAGTGTTAGGGTCGTGCAAAAGAATCTGGTGTTTGTGGTGGGGCTGCCGATGAGATTAGCCGAGCCCGAGGTGCTCAAAAGGCACGAGTATTTCGGCAAGTTTGGCAAGATACATAAAGTCGTTATTAATCAGTCGACGGCGTATGCGGGCTCACAGGGGCCCAGCGCAA gTGCCTACGTGACGTATATGAAAAGCGATGACGCTTTACGCGCCATTGAAAGTGTCAATAACATAACAATCGACGGACGTCTCGTAAAATCCAGTTTAGGAACGACGAAATATTGCAGTCACTTTATGAAAAATCAACCATGTCCAAAACCGGACTGTATGTACCTCCATGATTTCG ATCCTGAAGCTAGTTTTACGAAAGAGCAAATGCACGCCGGGAAACATCAAGAATACGAAAAGAAATTACACGAAGCGCTGTTACAACggactaataacaataatacgaACGTGACAACAACAGAGACAAAACCGACAACAAAAAGTAAAGAACCGGTGGCGGCTGCGACGCCAACGAATGGCACAAATAAGGATAATTGGCCACAGTTGAATTCCGAAAAGGAGAATAGTAAGGAAAAGAAGGCGGAGAAGTCGACGGAAAGTAAAGATAAAGTTACGAAAGgcaaaagtaaagaaaaatcGAAAGAGAAGAAGGAGAAGAAGCCCGAAGTTAAAGTCGCAAAGGATAAGGAAGAGACGAAGAAAGAGAGTGGAGAGAAATTATCAATATTGGACGATAACACGAGTTTTTTTTCGCACAATTCGTTCCAAAAAATCGTCCCCGAAAATCGAGAAGACGACGACAGTCCCAATCAAACATCACCGTCTCTTCTAACCGATTCTCTCCCCGACATAAACACGAGCGAAGATTGGGCCGCAGCTttcggttttaataaaacaagcgAGACAACAGTTCGGTCCGAATCGAGTCAATCGCCAATCGATTCGTTTTTCCGCACCGACGATTTTCGTAATATTATCGAAGCCTCACTTACAACAGCCAAAAATAACGGTTATACCAAACCACCACAACCAGCcaccacaacaacaacaacatcggAGAATTATTTCGGTAAAGAGTCGGGTTTGGATCAACACATGTCCAAGTTTTTTATGGATTTTCATACGAAAAATGGCCAGAAAGAGAGTAACGGTTTTACGATGAATCATAATATGAACGGGTTTCaagtgaataattattttatcaatCAGGATCGTTTGTTCTTgttgcaacagaaaaaaatcgagGAACATTTAGTGAATCTCTCGTTGAAGCAACAGAATCAGAGTTATGGCGGGTTTATGAATGGTGATGTAGTGGCACAGAATGGCTATGGGGGAGGGTTTCAAGGACAGATGTATCAGAATCCACAACCAGTGCAAAAGAGTCGGACACATGCGGAGGACGATTTGGGCTTTGATCCCTTCCAGGAGACGCAGAAGGCCTTGGCTGAGCTTATAGCGAACGAACAGAGTTATAAGGCACATAGTAATG tTAGAGGAGGTATGTCGTCGAGTCAAATGAACGGTGTGGTCCACAGTCAGAGCGGTAAAAGTCACTTACCCCCGCCCCCGCCCGGTTTTGTACAACCGACAACACATATGAATTCATTCG gtagtaaaattttaccatttttaaatatgtcaAATCAACAAATTAGTTCAtcaacacaacaacaacaacaaaactgGCCTAGTTATAATTCGCAAGTGCAGCCGCCACCGCCACCACAACAACAGCAGAAAA ATGCAAACAGCTGTAACGATTGGAAGGATTTCGATTCGGCAATAGTCACAACCAGTCGTCACTACCCAATAATGGGACCGATAAATAATCCTTTCAGATCGTTACAACAACAGTTAGGTACACAACAAATACCGAACGGATCGTTACGATCGCACGAATTTACGAATAAcgcattttcaaatttcacaCAACAGTTGCAACAACAACAGCCGAGTTATTCAAATTATTCATCacatttaaataatacaaCACAGCAACAACAACAGAATCTGAGTTGGTTTACTAGCGAATTAAATACACAAATATCAAGTCCACCCGGATTTCGAACTGCGACTCAAACGTCTAAACAacaagaatgttaa
- the Cnot4 gene encoding uncharacterized protein Cnot4 isoform X1, with product MSVLNQSGEEQVECPLCMEPLEVDDLNFFPCTCGYQICRFCWHRIRTDENGLCPACRKAYSEDPADFIPLSQEQVAKLKAEKRQRDQQRKAKLSESRKHLASVRVVQKNLVFVVGLPMRLAEPEVLKRHEYFGKFGKIHKVVINQSTAYAGSQGPSASAYVTYMKSDDALRAIESVNNITIDGRLVKSSLGTTKYCSHFMKNQPCPKPDCMYLHDFGDPEASFTKEQMHAGKHQEYEKKLHEALLQRTNNNNTNVTTTETKPTTKSKEPVAAATPTNGTNKDNWPQLNSEKENSKEKKAEKSTESKDKVTKGKSKEKSKEKKEKKPEVKVAKDKEETKKESGEKLSILDDNTSFFSHNSFQKIVPENREDDDSPNQTSPSLLTDSLPDINTSEDWAAAFGFNKTSETTVRSESSQSPIDSFFRTDDFRNIIEASLTTAKNNGYTKPPQPATTTTTTSENYFGKESGLDQHMSKFFMDFHTKNGQKESNGFTMNHNMNGFQVNNYFINQDRLFLLQQKKIEEHLVNLSLKQQNQSYGGFMNGDVVAQNGYGGGFQGQMYQNPQPVQKSRTHAEDDLGFDPFQETQKALAELIANEQSYKAHSNVRGGMSSSQMNGVVHSQSGKSHLPPPPPGFVQPTTHMNSFGSKILPFLNMSNQQISSSTQQQQQNWPSYNSQVQPPPPPQQQQKNANSCNDWKDFDSAIVTTSRHYPIMGPINNPFRSLQQQLGTQQIPNGSLRSHEFTNNAFSNFTQQLQQQQPSYSNYSSHLNNTTQQQQQNLSWFTSELNTQISSPPGFRTATQTSKQQEC from the exons ATGTCAGTGTTGAATCAAAGCGGGGAAGAGCAAGTCGAGTGCCCCCTGTGCATGGAGCCCCTCGAGGTGGACGATTTGAACTTTTTCCCGTGCACTTGCGGCTATCAG ATTTGTCGGTTCTGCTGGCACAGAATCCGGACCGATGAAAACGGTCTGTGTCCAGCGTGCCGCAAGGCCTACTCGGAGGACCCCGCCGACTTCATCCCCCTGTCTCAGGAGCAAGTGGCGAAGCTCAAGGCCGAGAAGAGACAGAGGGATCAGCAGAGGAAGGCGAAGCTGAGCGAGAGCAGGAAACATCTAGCGAGTGTTAGGGTCGTGCAAAAGAATCTGGTGTTTGTGGTGGGGCTGCCGATGAGATTAGCCGAGCCCGAGGTGCTCAAAAGGCACGAGTATTTCGGCAAGTTTGGCAAGATACATAAAGTCGTTATTAATCAGTCGACGGCGTATGCGGGCTCACAGGGGCCCAGCGCAA gTGCCTACGTGACGTATATGAAAAGCGATGACGCTTTACGCGCCATTGAAAGTGTCAATAACATAACAATCGACGGACGTCTCGTAAAATCCAGTTTAGGAACGACGAAATATTGCAGTCACTTTATGAAAAATCAACCATGTCCAAAACCGGACTGTATGTACCTCCATGATTTCG GAGATCCTGAAGCTAGTTTTACGAAAGAGCAAATGCACGCCGGGAAACATCAAGAATACGAAAAGAAATTACACGAAGCGCTGTTACAACggactaataacaataatacgaACGTGACAACAACAGAGACAAAACCGACAACAAAAAGTAAAGAACCGGTGGCGGCTGCGACGCCAACGAATGGCACAAATAAGGATAATTGGCCACAGTTGAATTCCGAAAAGGAGAATAGTAAGGAAAAGAAGGCGGAGAAGTCGACGGAAAGTAAAGATAAAGTTACGAAAGgcaaaagtaaagaaaaatcGAAAGAGAAGAAGGAGAAGAAGCCCGAAGTTAAAGTCGCAAAGGATAAGGAAGAGACGAAGAAAGAGAGTGGAGAGAAATTATCAATATTGGACGATAACACGAGTTTTTTTTCGCACAATTCGTTCCAAAAAATCGTCCCCGAAAATCGAGAAGACGACGACAGTCCCAATCAAACATCACCGTCTCTTCTAACCGATTCTCTCCCCGACATAAACACGAGCGAAGATTGGGCCGCAGCTttcggttttaataaaacaagcgAGACAACAGTTCGGTCCGAATCGAGTCAATCGCCAATCGATTCGTTTTTCCGCACCGACGATTTTCGTAATATTATCGAAGCCTCACTTACAACAGCCAAAAATAACGGTTATACCAAACCACCACAACCAGCcaccacaacaacaacaacatcggAGAATTATTTCGGTAAAGAGTCGGGTTTGGATCAACACATGTCCAAGTTTTTTATGGATTTTCATACGAAAAATGGCCAGAAAGAGAGTAACGGTTTTACGATGAATCATAATATGAACGGGTTTCaagtgaataattattttatcaatCAGGATCGTTTGTTCTTgttgcaacagaaaaaaatcgagGAACATTTAGTGAATCTCTCGTTGAAGCAACAGAATCAGAGTTATGGCGGGTTTATGAATGGTGATGTAGTGGCACAGAATGGCTATGGGGGAGGGTTTCAAGGACAGATGTATCAGAATCCACAACCAGTGCAAAAGAGTCGGACACATGCGGAGGACGATTTGGGCTTTGATCCCTTCCAGGAGACGCAGAAGGCCTTGGCTGAGCTTATAGCGAACGAACAGAGTTATAAGGCACATAGTAATG tTAGAGGAGGTATGTCGTCGAGTCAAATGAACGGTGTGGTCCACAGTCAGAGCGGTAAAAGTCACTTACCCCCGCCCCCGCCCGGTTTTGTACAACCGACAACACATATGAATTCATTCG gtagtaaaattttaccatttttaaatatgtcaAATCAACAAATTAGTTCAtcaacacaacaacaacaacaaaactgGCCTAGTTATAATTCGCAAGTGCAGCCGCCACCGCCACCACAACAACAGCAGAAAA ATGCAAACAGCTGTAACGATTGGAAGGATTTCGATTCGGCAATAGTCACAACCAGTCGTCACTACCCAATAATGGGACCGATAAATAATCCTTTCAGATCGTTACAACAACAGTTAGGTACACAACAAATACCGAACGGATCGTTACGATCGCACGAATTTACGAATAAcgcattttcaaatttcacaCAACAGTTGCAACAACAACAGCCGAGTTATTCAAATTATTCATCacatttaaataatacaaCACAGCAACAACAACAGAATCTGAGTTGGTTTACTAGCGAATTAAATACACAAATATCAAGTCCACCCGGATTTCGAACTGCGACTCAAACGTCTAAACAacaagaatgttaa